The Deinococcus koreensis genome window below encodes:
- a CDS encoding DNA polymerase III subunit delta', with amino-acid sequence MAAVLHASVLEQAGAFRGNALLLSGPARVGKLGLALAIAAGQNCSGTRGIGGEACGACPSCLAMATGAHPDVLQVEPRATTATGKAARRKLIPIGAILDARDKTHEYETHVYEFLEVRPTHRRRVVIVNGAEHLGPEAANALLKLVEEPPHGALFLFLAEDVRAVLPTISSRSARLGVAPASDRALEAALSRAGEEADPELVEFAAGRAGVLDALETVRAALQDAREFDTALDVGLLSALEAAEALEKRLDPAWHPEALRFTWRTRPPHRRARADTALDELQGALEAYASPSLSFQVFALALRDAFGEA; translated from the coding sequence CTGGCCGCTGTGCTGCACGCCTCCGTGCTGGAGCAGGCCGGCGCCTTCCGGGGCAACGCCCTGCTGCTCAGCGGCCCGGCCCGCGTGGGCAAACTGGGGCTGGCCCTGGCCATCGCGGCGGGTCAGAACTGTTCCGGCACCCGGGGCATCGGGGGCGAGGCCTGCGGGGCGTGTCCCTCGTGCCTCGCGATGGCGACCGGGGCCCACCCGGACGTGCTGCAGGTCGAGCCGCGCGCCACCACGGCCACCGGCAAGGCGGCGCGGCGCAAGCTCATTCCCATCGGCGCCATTCTGGACGCCCGGGACAAGACCCACGAGTACGAGACGCACGTCTATGAATTTCTGGAGGTGAGGCCCACCCACCGCCGCCGGGTGGTGATCGTGAACGGCGCCGAACACCTGGGGCCGGAGGCCGCCAACGCCCTGCTCAAACTGGTCGAGGAGCCGCCCCACGGCGCCCTGTTCCTGTTCCTGGCTGAGGACGTGCGCGCCGTGCTGCCCACTATCTCCAGCCGCAGCGCCCGCCTGGGGGTCGCCCCGGCCAGCGACCGCGCCCTGGAGGCCGCCCTGAGCCGCGCCGGAGAGGAGGCCGACCCCGAGCTGGTGGAGTTCGCCGCCGGCCGCGCCGGGGTGCTCGACGCCCTGGAGACCGTCCGGGCCGCGCTGCAGGACGCCCGCGAGTTCGACACGGCGCTGGATGTGGGTCTCCTGAGTGCCCTGGAGGCCGCCGAGGCGCTGGAGAAACGCCTCGATCCCGCCTGGCACCCCGAGGCCCTGCGCTTCACCTGGCGCACCCGCCCGCCCCACCGCCGGGCCCGCGCCGACACCGCCCTGGACGAGCTGCAGGGGGCGCTGGAGGCCTACGCCAGCCCCAGCCTGAGCTTTCAGGTCTTCGCCCTCGCCCTGCGCGACGCTTTCGGCGAGGCCTGA
- a CDS encoding metallophosphoesterase family protein, translating into MPGVRLLLLSDIHANHTALQAVLKDADSRRYDQVIHLGDALGYGPHPREVLDTLRELDAVCIMGNHDKMLLEYADGTREPKDSVVSLALKYQLERLSERDIAWVRLWRDGVDDPDIGARYRHGTPTSLDDYTDSVTAAREAFAQWHGRLAFVGHTHIPAVYATLNAPVGEWIKTQTFHDGGSYMLPPSTRVILNPGSVGQPRDGNPRASYAVFDSTRMYYEVFRVDYDIERAQEAALEAGLPQVLAARLAVGK; encoded by the coding sequence ATGCCGGGCGTGCGGCTCCTGCTGCTTTCCGATATCCACGCCAACCACACCGCCCTGCAGGCGGTCTTGAAGGATGCCGATTCGCGCCGGTACGACCAGGTCATCCACCTGGGCGACGCGCTGGGCTACGGCCCGCACCCGCGCGAGGTGCTCGACACCCTGCGCGAGCTGGACGCCGTGTGCATCATGGGCAACCACGACAAGATGCTCCTGGAGTACGCCGACGGCACGCGCGAGCCCAAGGACTCGGTGGTCTCGCTGGCCCTGAAATACCAGCTCGAACGCCTCTCGGAGCGCGATATCGCCTGGGTGCGGCTGTGGCGCGACGGCGTGGACGATCCGGACATCGGGGCGCGCTACCGGCACGGCACCCCCACCAGCCTGGACGACTACACCGATTCCGTCACGGCGGCGCGCGAGGCCTTCGCGCAGTGGCACGGGCGGCTGGCCTTCGTGGGGCACACCCACATCCCGGCCGTGTACGCCACCCTGAACGCCCCGGTGGGCGAGTGGATCAAGACCCAGACCTTCCATGACGGCGGCAGTTACATGCTGCCGCCCAGCACCCGCGTGATCCTGAACCCCGGCAGCGTGGGCCAGCCGCGCGACGGCAATCCGCGCGCCAGCTACGCCGTCTTCGACTCCACCCGCATGTACTACGAGGTCTTCCGCGTGGACTACGACATCGAGCGCGCCCAGGAAGCCGCCCTGGAAGCCGGCCTGCCCCAGGTGCTCGCCGCCCGTCTGGCGGTCGGGAAGTAG
- a CDS encoding GNAT family N-acetyltransferase, with amino-acid sequence MADRSAVAVRVLDAADAPEYREVRLAALRRDPLAFLTTAEEFAARPLEDLAARLRPSAQAVTFGAVLDGRLVGLLTLAREAAPILAHRVNVYGVSVAPGARGRGCGDALMAAALASVSRWPGVTSLHLAVMETQPAARRLYERHGFQCWGRQPDAVRREGRSLAEDWMWRPAP; translated from the coding sequence TTGGCTGATCGCTCAGCGGTGGCGGTTCGCGTGCTGGACGCCGCCGACGCCCCGGAGTACCGGGAGGTGCGGCTGGCCGCGCTGCGCCGCGATCCGCTGGCCTTCCTGACCACCGCCGAGGAGTTCGCCGCGCGCCCGCTGGAGGATCTAGCCGCGCGCCTGCGCCCCAGCGCCCAGGCCGTGACCTTCGGGGCTGTTCTGGACGGCCGGCTGGTGGGCCTGCTGACCCTGGCCCGCGAGGCGGCGCCGATCCTGGCCCACCGCGTGAACGTGTACGGCGTCTCGGTGGCCCCAGGGGCCCGCGGCCGGGGCTGCGGCGACGCGCTGATGGCGGCGGCCCTGGCGTCCGTGTCCCGCTGGCCGGGCGTGACCTCGCTGCATCTGGCCGTCATGGAGACCCAGCCCGCCGCCCGGCGGCTGTACGAACGCCACGGTTTCCAGTGCTGGGGCCGGCAGCCGGACGCCGTTCGGCGGGAGGGACGAAGCCTGGCGGAAGACTGGATGTGGCGGCCCGCGCCCTGA
- a CDS encoding carbon-nitrogen hydrolase family protein encodes MTVVKVAVAAYGVEFLPDWAGYEARIGGWVRDAASQGATLLVFPEYAALELVSLLPRELHHDVLAMRPALQAFVPDILSLHARLAREHGVCIVAGSLPVAAGPGFVNRAHVFGPDGSVSFQDKLLMTRFEAEEWDISPGQGVRVFELSGVRFGVAICYDSEFPLLARRMAEAGAELLVVPSFTGSPRGYTRVRVGSMARALENQLYALHAPLIADAPWTYAVEDAHGRAGIYAPSDDGLPEDGIVAQGEWNTPGWLVTELDLSLIRHVRVDGHVLNWRDRVAGQERPTSAEVVHLGVPALG; translated from the coding sequence ATGACAGTGGTGAAGGTGGCGGTCGCGGCGTATGGGGTGGAGTTCCTGCCGGACTGGGCGGGCTACGAGGCCAGGATCGGCGGCTGGGTCAGGGACGCGGCCTCTCAGGGCGCCACGCTGCTGGTGTTCCCGGAATACGCCGCACTGGAACTGGTCAGCCTGCTGCCCCGGGAACTGCACCACGACGTGCTGGCCATGCGGCCGGCCCTGCAGGCCTTCGTGCCGGACATCCTCTCGCTGCACGCCCGGCTGGCGCGCGAGCACGGCGTCTGTATCGTGGCGGGCAGCCTGCCGGTGGCGGCCGGGCCGGGCTTCGTGAACCGCGCCCACGTGTTCGGCCCGGACGGCTCGGTCAGCTTTCAGGACAAGCTGCTCATGACCCGCTTCGAGGCCGAGGAGTGGGACATCTCGCCGGGCCAGGGGGTGCGGGTCTTCGAGCTCTCGGGCGTGCGCTTCGGCGTGGCGATTTGCTACGACTCGGAGTTTCCCCTGCTCGCCCGCCGGATGGCCGAGGCCGGCGCCGAACTGCTGGTCGTGCCCAGCTTCACCGGGTCGCCGCGCGGCTACACGCGGGTGCGCGTGGGCAGCATGGCCCGCGCCCTGGAAAACCAGCTGTACGCCCTGCACGCTCCCCTGATCGCCGACGCGCCCTGGACCTACGCCGTCGAGGACGCCCACGGCCGGGCCGGGATCTACGCCCCCTCCGACGATGGGCTGCCCGAGGACGGGATCGTCGCGCAGGGAGAGTGGAACACGCCGGGCTGGCTGGTCACGGAACTGGATCTGAGCCTGATCCGGCATGTCCGGGTGGACGGCCACGTCCTGAACTGGCGCGACCGGGTGGCGGGCCAGGAACGCCCCACGTCCGCCGAGGTCGTGCACCTCGGGGTGCCCGCGCTTGGCTGA
- a CDS encoding 5-formyltetrahydrofolate cyclo-ligase: MTDADPLATSAGAYREQVWTALMRARACAYPLPPHGHHPNFTQARGAARALLGHPRVSALGVLVVGPERVLYPLRRLALQAGVILYVPHQKRSGWYWRLSDPAGARLSAMPAVGEPKLRPDGAQGVVLACVAADDRGGRLGKGFGWGARGLGLGLPEFTLAHPLMMSRSLPCPADSQVSLIGTPDGVIECGPPGTGSGEREP; the protein is encoded by the coding sequence GTGACCGACGCCGATCCCCTGGCCACGAGTGCCGGCGCCTACCGCGAGCAGGTCTGGACGGCCCTGATGCGTGCCCGGGCGTGCGCCTACCCGCTGCCGCCCCACGGGCACCACCCGAACTTCACCCAGGCCCGGGGGGCGGCCAGGGCGCTGCTGGGCCACCCCCGGGTGAGCGCTCTGGGCGTGCTGGTGGTCGGCCCGGAGCGGGTGCTGTACCCCCTGCGCCGGCTGGCCCTGCAGGCCGGCGTGATCCTGTACGTGCCTCACCAGAAAAGGAGCGGCTGGTACTGGCGCCTGAGCGACCCGGCGGGCGCGAGGCTGAGCGCCATGCCCGCCGTGGGCGAGCCGAAACTCCGGCCCGACGGCGCGCAGGGCGTGGTGCTGGCCTGCGTGGCGGCCGACGACCGGGGCGGGCGGCTGGGCAAGGGCTTCGGCTGGGGCGCGCGCGGCCTGGGCCTGGGCCTCCCGGAATTCACCCTGGCCCACCCCCTGATGATGAGCCGCTCCCTCCCCTGCCCCGCCGACTCGCAGGTCAGTCTGATCGGCACGCCGGACGGGGTGATCGAGTGCGGCCCCCCGGGCACGGGTTCCGGCGAGCGGGAACCCTGA
- a CDS encoding DinB family protein, with protein sequence MASPRNKMLVPTLATALGVGVAAGAAYLARQRRGEVKEFVVSRVLEAPAGRSSYTDLGQSLERAGMHLAGRAARAADTQANRDVLIHIISIERWGQNRLRALLGQRRFESDESRDYRPPQDTALAELRSLLSQTRSGTVDLARQLHARPPQDDLTVAHNSLGPLTAKAWLRYLTQHADLESRRLRADRGPEGGVQGEPLAAPGQRSG encoded by the coding sequence ATGGCCTCTCCCCGCAACAAGATGCTCGTTCCGACCCTCGCCACGGCCCTGGGGGTCGGGGTGGCCGCCGGGGCCGCGTACCTGGCCCGGCAGCGGCGGGGCGAGGTCAAGGAATTCGTGGTCTCGCGCGTGCTGGAGGCGCCGGCCGGGCGCAGCTCGTACACCGATCTGGGCCAGAGCCTAGAGCGGGCCGGAATGCACCTGGCGGGCCGCGCCGCCCGCGCCGCCGACACCCAGGCCAACCGGGACGTGCTGATCCACATCATCTCGATCGAGCGCTGGGGGCAGAACCGCCTGCGCGCCCTGCTGGGCCAGCGGAGGTTCGAGTCCGACGAATCCCGCGACTACCGCCCGCCGCAGGACACCGCCCTGGCGGAGCTGCGGAGCCTGCTCTCGCAGACGCGCTCGGGCACCGTGGATCTGGCCCGGCAGCTGCACGCCCGCCCCCCGCAGGACGACCTGACGGTGGCGCACAACAGCCTGGGGCCGCTGACGGCCAAGGCCTGGCTGCGCTACCTGACCCAGCACGCCGATCTGGAGAGCCGCCGCCTGCGCGCCGACCGGGGCCCGGAAGGCGGGGTGCAGGGCGAGCCCCTGGCCGCGCCGGGGCAGCGTTCCGGCTGA